A window of Streptosporangiales bacterium contains these coding sequences:
- a CDS encoding ABC transporter permease subunit has protein sequence MQLWTGIAILGVIVLAAALAPVIAGHNPTAPDAGNALQGPSGEHWFGTDHLGRDIFSRAVYGARTDLTIAVVAVIAPFLIGLVVGITSGYFGGWFDTVMMRIADIVTAFPFFILVVSLVFVLGNGAWSIFVAITAVSWVAYARLVRAEAMVLRNKEFVAACQASGISTPRILLRHFAPNVATQAIVYSMSDIVMNVGVIVTLSYFGLGIVPPTPDWGAMMADGQQFLAGGYYGVTLFPAGAVVLSSLALSLIGDGLAHVLRIDR, from the coding sequence AACCCGACCGCACCCGACGCAGGGAACGCACTGCAGGGGCCGTCCGGCGAGCACTGGTTCGGCACCGACCACCTCGGCCGCGACATCTTCAGCCGGGCCGTCTACGGCGCCCGTACCGACCTGACGATCGCGGTCGTCGCGGTGATCGCGCCGTTCCTCATCGGGCTCGTCGTCGGGATCACGTCCGGCTACTTCGGCGGCTGGTTCGACACCGTGATGATGCGTATCGCCGACATCGTGACGGCGTTCCCGTTCTTCATCCTCGTCGTCTCGCTGGTGTTCGTGCTCGGGAACGGCGCGTGGAGCATCTTCGTGGCCATCACCGCCGTCTCCTGGGTCGCGTACGCGCGTCTCGTCCGCGCGGAGGCGATGGTGCTGCGCAACAAGGAGTTCGTCGCCGCCTGCCAGGCGAGCGGGATCTCGACGCCTCGCATCCTGCTGCGCCATTTCGCGCCGAACGTGGCCACCCAGGCGATCGTGTACTCGATGAGCGACATCGTGATGAACGTCGGGGTGATCGTCACGTTGAGCTACTTCGGGCTCGGCATCGTCCCGCCGACGCCGGACTGGGGCGCCATGATGGCCGACGGGCAGCAGTTCCTCGCCGGCGGCTACTACGGGGTGACGCTCTTCCCCGCGGGAGCGGTCGTCCTCAGCAGCCTGGCGCTGTCGCTCATCGGTGACGGGCTCGCGCACGTCCTGCGGATCGACAGGTAG